The Peribacillus sp. FSL P2-0133 genome has a segment encoding these proteins:
- a CDS encoding sigma 54-interacting transcriptional regulator — translation MKSTDSTESVEMTLQTLLKILDHSSDEIFVLDGEQRILYVNKACERHYGLKPTDVIGKYNVDLLEKGYWKPSIVPEVFKRKKPCYMKLQTYIGTELMTSAIPILNDAGEIELVVTTSTETQTYKMLKANEASGESKITQDEDETGRFITNSGKINRILTFCEKVAPTDSTILIQGESGTGKGVLAHFIHRISKRKSKPFLTINCAAIPEELLESELFGYSKGAFTGANKTGKRGLIESADGGTVFLDEIGEIPLALQAKLLQVIQDKQFIPVGGSEMKKVDIRIVAATNQNLIEMVNDKRFREDLFYRLNVIDIQLPPLRERKEDIIPLTYNFLNKFNERYHENKVISEECLNLLIHYSWPGNVRQLENLIERLVLISDSVILMSDLPEMITENVEQVTQIELPTSLDKALDETKRILIRKSYQTYKSSRKVAKDLSISQTKASALIREYCGDLMNK, via the coding sequence ATGAAAAGTACGGATTCAACTGAAAGTGTGGAGATGACGCTCCAAACTCTATTAAAAATTCTTGATCATTCCTCAGATGAGATTTTCGTCCTTGACGGCGAACAGCGGATTCTTTACGTCAACAAGGCATGTGAGCGCCATTACGGGCTGAAACCTACTGATGTCATCGGCAAATATAATGTTGACTTATTAGAAAAAGGGTACTGGAAGCCCTCCATCGTGCCTGAAGTATTTAAAAGGAAAAAGCCTTGCTACATGAAACTGCAAACGTATATAGGGACTGAATTGATGACATCCGCGATTCCAATTTTAAATGATGCGGGGGAAATTGAACTGGTCGTCACTACATCCACAGAAACCCAAACGTATAAAATGTTAAAAGCAAATGAAGCAAGTGGTGAGTCAAAAATCACTCAAGACGAAGATGAAACGGGGAGATTCATTACTAATAGCGGTAAAATCAACCGCATCCTCACTTTTTGTGAAAAGGTGGCGCCGACTGATTCCACGATTTTGATCCAAGGGGAATCTGGAACGGGAAAAGGAGTGCTTGCCCATTTCATCCACCGGATCAGTAAGCGGAAAAGTAAACCTTTCCTGACAATCAACTGTGCAGCCATTCCGGAAGAACTGCTCGAATCCGAACTATTCGGCTATTCAAAAGGTGCATTTACCGGTGCAAACAAAACTGGAAAACGCGGATTGATTGAATCCGCAGACGGTGGCACTGTCTTTCTTGATGAAATTGGGGAAATACCCCTCGCTCTGCAGGCAAAGCTTCTCCAAGTAATCCAGGACAAACAATTCATTCCCGTCGGCGGCAGTGAAATGAAAAAAGTCGACATCCGCATCGTCGCAGCAACAAACCAGAACTTAATAGAAATGGTCAATGATAAAAGATTCCGGGAAGATTTATTTTACCGTTTGAATGTGATTGATATTCAATTGCCTCCATTGCGAGAACGTAAAGAAGATATCATTCCCCTTACGTACAATTTTTTAAATAAGTTCAATGAAAGATATCATGAAAATAAAGTCATTTCGGAAGAATGCTTGAACCTATTAATTCATTATTCATGGCCCGGCAATGTACGCCAGCTCGAAAACTTGATTGAAAGGTTGGTCTTAATAAGTGACTCCGTTATTTTAATGTCCGACTTGCCTGAAATGATAACCGAGAACGTTGAACAGGTCACACAGATTGAACTCCCCACTTCTCTCGATAAAGCACTTGATGAAACGAAACGGATATTGATCAGGAAATCTTACCAAACATATAAATCATCAAGGAAAGTCGCGAAGGACCTCTCTATCAGCCAAACGAAAGCCTCAGCATTGATCCGGGAGTACTGTGGGGACTTAATGAATAAATAG
- a CDS encoding NAD(P)/FAD-dependent oxidoreductase: protein MEEKYEVSDITIIGGGPVGLFTAFYAGMRQASVKIIESLPQLGGQLSALYPEKYIYDIAGFPKIQAQELIDRLLEQMGQFKTDICLNQSVETIVRTSDGMFAITTSEETHYTKAIIITAGNGAFQPRKLKIEGEERFENANLHYFVQNMSQFADKKVVVFGGGDSAVDWSLMLEPIAEKVTLIHRRDKFRAHEHSVERLKQSKVEVLTPYLPAGLIGEENIEKVIVTDAKSGKLFELEVDDVLVNYGFVSSIGPIKDWGLEIENNSIVVNSRMETNIKGIYAAGDICTYEGKVKLIASGFGEAPTAVSNAKVHIDPSAKVQPLHSTSTMGGKEKSTASV from the coding sequence TTGGAAGAAAAGTATGAAGTCTCTGACATCACTATTATCGGGGGAGGACCGGTTGGTTTGTTCACCGCTTTTTATGCGGGGATGCGCCAAGCTTCAGTGAAAATCATTGAAAGTCTCCCACAATTGGGAGGGCAGCTATCTGCTTTGTACCCTGAAAAATACATTTATGATATTGCGGGTTTCCCGAAAATCCAGGCCCAAGAGCTCATCGATCGATTACTGGAACAAATGGGTCAATTCAAAACGGATATTTGTCTTAATCAATCTGTAGAGACCATTGTTCGTACTTCGGATGGGATGTTTGCCATTACGACATCCGAAGAAACACATTACACGAAAGCGATAATCATTACTGCTGGAAACGGGGCATTCCAGCCTCGGAAACTAAAAATTGAAGGTGAAGAAAGATTTGAGAATGCCAACCTTCATTATTTCGTCCAGAATATGAGTCAATTCGCCGATAAGAAAGTGGTTGTGTTCGGTGGCGGTGATTCGGCGGTCGATTGGTCGCTAATGCTTGAACCGATAGCCGAAAAAGTGACACTCATTCACCGCAGGGATAAATTTCGTGCCCATGAACACAGTGTAGAGCGTTTGAAACAATCCAAGGTGGAGGTCTTGACTCCTTATCTCCCAGCCGGATTGATCGGGGAAGAAAATATAGAAAAAGTGATTGTGACGGATGCAAAGAGTGGAAAACTGTTTGAATTGGAGGTCGATGACGTTCTTGTCAATTATGGATTCGTATCATCAATAGGGCCAATAAAGGATTGGGGTCTTGAAATCGAAAACAATTCCATCGTTGTCAATTCTAGAATGGAAACGAATATCAAAGGCATATACGCAGCAGGAGATATTTGCACATACGAAGGTAAGGTGAAGCTGATTGCTAGCGGGTTCGGTGAAGCTCCAACAGCAGTGAGCAATGCAAAAGTTCATATCGACCCAAGTGCGAAAGTTCAGCCGCTGCACAGCACGAGCACAATGGGAGGTAAAGAGAAAAGCACAGCGTCCGTTTAA
- a CDS encoding ferredoxin, producing the protein MATYTIVDQETCIACGACGATAPEIFDYNDEGIAFSILDANTGITEVSEDLEEDLEDAFDGCPTDSIKLATEPFANIPVSAG; encoded by the coding sequence ATGGCTACATACACAATAGTTGACCAGGAGACATGTATCGCTTGCGGGGCATGTGGAGCGACTGCACCGGAAATTTTTGATTATAACGATGAAGGAATCGCCTTTTCAATCCTGGATGCTAACACAGGAATAACTGAAGTATCCGAAGATCTGGAGGAAGACTTGGAAGATGCTTTTGATGGTTGTCCGACAGATTCGATTAAGTTGGCGACGGAACCTTTCGCCAATATACCAGTGTCAGCCGGTTGA
- a CDS encoding ring-hydroxylating oxygenase subunit alpha, with protein MAYNKVENVTNRTFERTLTYDKYTDPKVLEKEIDLVFSKSWQLVGHVSQLEKVGSFFTTEVANEPIIVNRGQDEEIRAFYNVCPHRATKLEKSESGKKKILQCSYHGWTFKLDGKLNKAPNFKGEDEACVQDACLRSVRMEILESLIFVNLDDNAKPLSESYGDFFDRLSKYPFLSELKRTSQKTRVIKANWKAFIDNYLECDHCHVAHPSFVAALDMDDYQIITCDNYSLQGSIVKPDKNYGTVDLNQAEMQGGSFFWLWPNLMLTIYPGPGNMATIQMVPIDHETTLAVYTYYFRDENLTQEEKDLVTFAEQVRQEDVELVELEQIGFRSRAFNKGRYSSSEKAIVQFHEMVLEALNE; from the coding sequence ATGGCTTATAACAAGGTGGAAAATGTAACAAATCGTACATTTGAGAGAACATTGACATATGACAAATACACGGATCCGAAAGTTCTCGAAAAGGAAATCGATCTAGTATTCTCTAAATCTTGGCAGCTTGTGGGTCATGTCAGCCAATTGGAAAAAGTGGGATCATTCTTTACGACAGAAGTAGCCAACGAGCCGATCATAGTGAACCGCGGCCAGGATGAGGAGATTCGCGCTTTTTATAACGTTTGTCCGCATCGTGCCACTAAGCTTGAAAAAAGTGAATCAGGCAAGAAGAAAATTTTACAATGCAGTTATCATGGTTGGACATTCAAATTGGATGGGAAATTGAACAAAGCGCCGAATTTTAAAGGAGAAGATGAAGCCTGTGTACAAGATGCCTGTTTACGCTCCGTTCGCATGGAAATCTTGGAATCTTTAATTTTTGTAAACTTGGATGATAATGCAAAACCGCTTAGCGAATCCTACGGCGATTTCTTTGACCGTTTAAGTAAATATCCGTTTTTAAGTGAGTTAAAAAGAACAAGTCAAAAAACGAGGGTGATTAAGGCAAACTGGAAAGCGTTCATAGATAACTATTTAGAATGTGACCATTGCCATGTAGCACATCCAAGCTTTGTTGCAGCGCTCGATATGGATGATTACCAAATCATTACCTGCGATAACTATTCACTGCAGGGTTCGATCGTTAAACCGGATAAAAATTACGGAACGGTCGATTTAAATCAGGCGGAAATGCAGGGTGGATCCTTTTTCTGGCTGTGGCCTAACTTGATGTTGACCATCTATCCAGGTCCCGGAAATATGGCAACCATTCAAATGGTTCCGATTGATCACGAAACGACTTTGGCTGTTTACACATATTATTTCCGCGATGAGAATTTGACTCAGGAAGAGAAAGATCTTGTTACGTTTGCTGAACAAGTCCGACAAGAGGATGTGGAACTTGTAGAGCTGGAACAAATCGGTTTCCGCTCCCGTGCTTTTAACAAAGGTAGGTATTCTTCTTCAGAAAAAGCAATTGTTCAATTTCATGAAATGGTATTGGAGGCCCTAAATGAGTAA
- a CDS encoding aldehyde dehydrogenase family protein → MSKLANQFKSMKQFLMINGEKVETESYAPLYSPFSGEEIAQIAMADKELTEKAIAAAYNAREVMAKMPAYQRADILEKAVALLMENAEEAAEIISRESAKPIMFAKAEVGRTIETYKFSAEEAKRIHGETIPFDAAIGGVGRIGYTLREPIGVIGAITPFNFPMNLVAHKVGPAIAAGNTIVLKPASQTPLSALFIAEIFEKAGLPAGVLNVVTGPGGTVGEAIVENDRVSMITFTGSPSVGIGIRNKAGLKKTTLELGSNSALIIDKDIDIDKIIDRCIMGAFSNQGQVCISLQRVYAHEEVYEEFVEKFTAAAKKLRIGDPLDPDTYISALISKGEAARVLGWIEETKSSKATIAAGGKLQGDILEPTIITDADHTLKVSCQEAFAPVVIVNKVGSVKEAIDQVNDSRFGLQAGIYTNNVKNALYASRELHVGGVIINDVPTYRVDQMPYGGVKESGTGREGIKYAVEEMTEMKLVVWNQD, encoded by the coding sequence ATGAGTAAATTAGCGAATCAATTTAAATCGATGAAACAATTTCTGATGATCAATGGCGAAAAAGTCGAAACGGAAAGCTATGCCCCGCTATATTCCCCTTTTTCCGGGGAAGAAATCGCCCAAATTGCCATGGCGGATAAAGAGCTGACCGAAAAGGCGATTGCAGCCGCCTACAATGCTCGCGAGGTCATGGCAAAAATGCCAGCTTATCAAAGGGCGGATATTTTGGAGAAGGCTGTCGCGTTATTAATGGAGAATGCGGAAGAAGCGGCAGAAATCATTTCCCGTGAATCAGCCAAACCGATCATGTTCGCAAAAGCGGAAGTTGGAAGGACCATCGAAACGTATAAGTTCTCGGCTGAAGAGGCTAAAAGGATTCACGGTGAAACAATTCCTTTTGATGCAGCCATAGGCGGTGTTGGCCGAATTGGTTACACGTTAAGAGAGCCGATCGGGGTCATTGGTGCCATCACCCCATTTAACTTCCCGATGAATTTAGTGGCTCATAAAGTCGGACCGGCAATAGCTGCAGGGAACACCATTGTTTTGAAGCCTGCTTCGCAAACTCCGCTGTCCGCACTTTTCATCGCAGAAATTTTTGAAAAAGCGGGTCTGCCGGCTGGCGTATTAAATGTAGTGACAGGTCCGGGCGGCACTGTCGGAGAAGCGATTGTAGAAAACGATCGGGTAAGCATGATCACATTCACGGGCAGCCCAAGCGTCGGAATCGGAATCCGCAACAAAGCTGGTCTGAAAAAGACCACACTTGAACTTGGCTCGAACTCGGCTTTAATCATTGATAAAGATATAGATATCGATAAAATTATCGATCGTTGCATCATGGGTGCCTTCTCCAATCAGGGGCAAGTCTGTATTTCTTTGCAACGTGTATATGCACATGAAGAAGTGTATGAAGAGTTTGTCGAAAAATTCACTGCTGCGGCCAAAAAACTTAGAATTGGCGATCCATTGGATCCGGATACTTATATTTCCGCCTTAATCTCCAAAGGGGAAGCAGCACGTGTATTGGGCTGGATTGAGGAAACTAAAAGCAGTAAGGCAACGATCGCAGCAGGGGGGAAATTGCAAGGTGACATTCTTGAGCCGACAATCATTACAGATGCGGATCATACGCTAAAAGTTTCATGCCAGGAAGCATTTGCTCCGGTTGTCATTGTAAATAAAGTGGGTTCAGTGAAGGAAGCGATTGATCAAGTGAATGATTCCCGCTTTGGCTTGCAGGCCGGGATATACACAAACAATGTGAAAAACGCATTGTACGCATCAAGGGAATTGCATGTAGGCGGTGTGATCATCAATGATGTGCCGACCTATCGTGTCGATCAAATGCCATACGGCGGAGTCAAAGAAAGCGGGACTGGTCGTGAAGGCATTAAATACGCTGTGGAAGAAATGACCGAAATGAAATTGGTCGTTTGGAACCAAGACTGA
- a CDS encoding tartrate dehydrogenase: MKQFKIAVIAGDGIGPEVINEGIKVLKKVAELDSGFQLDFTYFPWGCEFYAENGRMMDDDGIEKLKAFDAIYLGAVGFPGVPDHISLWELLLKIRKSFDQYVNIRPVTLLKGAHLPLVDVKREDIDMLFIRENSEGEYSGAGDWLFKGQEHEVVLQNGVFSRKGTERIIRYAFETAKKEGRSLTSISKANALNYSMVFWDQVFEEVSREYPEVETASYLVDAAAMLMIKDPKRFEVVVTSNLFGDILTDLGAALAGGIGLAAGANINPEREFPSMFEPIHGSAPDIAGRGIGNPLASIWSASQMLDFFGYESHGKVVLDAIEQLLLEARVLTPDMNGTASTSEVGDRVTDIIESIILSKV, translated from the coding sequence ATGAAACAATTCAAAATTGCGGTCATAGCAGGAGATGGCATTGGCCCTGAAGTGATTAATGAAGGCATAAAAGTATTAAAAAAAGTGGCTGAACTGGATTCAGGTTTTCAATTGGATTTCACATACTTCCCATGGGGCTGCGAATTTTATGCCGAAAATGGTAGAATGATGGATGATGATGGGATCGAAAAGCTGAAAGCGTTTGACGCGATTTATTTGGGAGCGGTCGGGTTTCCGGGCGTTCCAGACCATATTTCACTATGGGAGCTATTATTGAAAATCCGTAAAAGTTTTGATCAGTATGTCAATATCCGGCCCGTGACATTATTAAAAGGGGCTCACTTGCCTCTTGTTGATGTGAAACGTGAAGATATTGATATGCTGTTCATCCGCGAAAACAGTGAAGGTGAATATTCTGGCGCAGGAGATTGGCTGTTTAAAGGGCAGGAACATGAAGTTGTTCTGCAAAACGGTGTGTTTTCCCGTAAAGGGACGGAAAGGATCATCCGATATGCTTTTGAAACCGCGAAAAAAGAAGGCAGATCGCTCACGAGCATTTCTAAAGCCAACGCCCTGAATTATTCGATGGTTTTCTGGGATCAAGTATTCGAAGAGGTCAGCAGGGAATATCCCGAAGTCGAAACGGCTTCATATCTTGTCGACGCAGCGGCAATGCTGATGATCAAAGACCCGAAGCGCTTTGAGGTCGTTGTCACTTCGAACCTGTTCGGTGATATTTTAACAGACTTAGGAGCAGCGCTTGCCGGAGGAATCGGCCTTGCTGCCGGTGCCAACATTAATCCTGAAAGGGAATTTCCATCGATGTTCGAACCAATTCACGGCTCAGCTCCTGACATTGCAGGCAGGGGTATCGGAAATCCGCTTGCCTCCATTTGGTCAGCAAGCCAAATGCTCGACTTTTTTGGCTATGAATCACATGGTAAGGTTGTTCTTGATGCAATTGAGCAACTGTTGCTGGAAGCCCGGGTGCTCACACCCGATATGAATGGCACGGCATCTACTTCCGAAGTGGGGGACCGGGTAACGGATATCATCGAGTCAATCATTTTATCCAAGG